The proteins below are encoded in one region of Ciconia boyciana chromosome 19, ASM3463844v1, whole genome shotgun sequence:
- the EMC1 gene encoding ER membrane protein complex subunit 1 gives MAAGLWALLLLPPLAAAVYEDQVGKFDWRQQFVGKLKFASLEASQGSKKLIVATEKNVVAALNSRSGEILWRHVDKGTPEGAIDAMLIHGQDAITVSNAGRILRSWETNIGGLNWETSLDTGSFQVASLVGLQDVVKYVAVLKKAAISLHYLSNGHQKWVEHLPESESTQYQLLYSHGTGVIHVLGIVPQSHLNVLTFSVEDGEITKQIRVAAPWLKSLNGVCSVVGEAVLVCMDMDTHSLYVCSLETEQEMKQIPLQSLDLEFADGFQPRILATQPNVISASRTQFFLQLSPSHFSLLQYKHGLLSHLRDFQQAALVSFATTGEKTVAAVLTCRSELKPGSSDGLHAGSTLEDSRKQESLTCSNQTYNINLYLVETGQRLLDTTITFNLEQSGAKPQQLYIQVFLKKDDSVGYRALVQTEDHMLMFLQQPGKVVWSREESLAEVVSLEMVDLPLTGAQAELEGEFGKKADGLLGMFLKRLSSQLILLQAWTAHLWKMFYDARKPRSQIKNEINIDNLARDEFNLQKMMVMVTASGKLFGIESSSGTILWKQYLKNVRLGSSFKLMVQRTTAHFPHPPQCTLLVKDKETKMSFLYVFNPIFGKRSQVAPPVLKRPILQTLLLPIMDQDYAKVLLLIDDEYKVTAFPATKNVLRQLEEMAHSIFFYLVDAEQGKLSGFRLKKDLTTEESWEVIIPTEVQRIVTVKGKRSNEHVHSQGRVMGDRSVLYKSLNPNLLAVVTESTDTHHERTFIGIYLIDGVTGRIIHSSVQKKAKGPVHIVHSENWVVYQYWNTKARRNEFTVLELYEGTEQYNATAFSSLDRPILPQVLQQSYIFPSAISAMEATITERGITSRHLLIGLPSGAILSLPKALLDPRRPEIPTEQSREENLIPYSPDVQIHAERFINYNQTISRMRGIYTAPSGLESTCLVVAYGLDIYQTRVYPSKQFDVLKDDYDYVLISSVLFGLVFATMITKRLAQVKLLNRAWR, from the exons ATGGCGGCGGGGCTgtgggcgctgctgctgctgccgccgctggCGGCCGCCGTCTACGAGGACCAAGTGGGCAAGTTCGACTG GAGGCAGCAGTTTGTGGGGAAGCTCAAGTTCGCCTCCTTGGAGGCCTCGCAGGGTTCGAAGAAGCTCATCGTGGCCACCGAGAAGAACGTCGTGGCCGCCCTGAACTCCAGGAGCGGCGAAATCC TGTGGCGCCATGTAGACAAGGGCACTCCCGAAGGAGCAATAGATGCGATGCTGATCCATGGGCAGG ATGCCATCACTGTGTCCAATGCTGGGCGTATTCTGCGTTCCTGGGAGACCAACATCGGAGGGTTGAACTGGGAGACGTCCCTGGACACTGGCAG TTTCCAGGTGGCTAGTTTGGTGGGGCTACAGGACGTGGTGAAATACGTGGCAGTCCTGAAGAAGGCAGCCATCTCTCTTCACTACCTTTCCAACGGGCACCAGAAATGGGTGGAACACTTACCAGAAAG TGAGAGTACTCAGTACCAGTTGTTGTATTCCCATGGGACTGGAGTGATCCACGTGCTTGGAATCGTTCCCCAGAGCCACTTGAACGTTTTAACATTCAGCGTAGAAGATGGAGAAATTACAAAACAG ATCAGAGTAGCAGCCCCGTGGCTGAAGAGCTTAAACGGCGTGTGCAGCGTGGTGGGGGAGGCAGTGCTGGTGTGCATGGACATGGACACGCATTCGCTCTATGTTTGCTCCTTGGAGACGGAGCAGGAGATGAAGCAGATCCCGCTGCAG TCACTTGACCTGGAGTTTGCTGATGGCTTCCAGCCCAGGATATTGGCCACTCAACCCAATGTAATCAGTGCTTCGCGGACTCAGTTCTTCCTGCAGCTGTCTCCGAGCCACTTCTCTTTGCTGCAGTACAAACATGGGCTGCTCAGCCACCTCCGGGACTTCCAGCAG gcagCTCTGGTGAGTTTTGCAACAACTGGGGAGAAAACAGTGGCTGCTGTCCTGACCTGCAGGAGTGAACTG AAACCTGGAAGTTCTGATGGCCTTCATGCTGGAAGTACTCTGGAGGATTCCCGGAAGCAG GAATCCTTAACCTGTTCCAATCAAACCTACAATATTAATCTCTACCTGGTTGAAACTGGACAAAGATTGTTGGATACCACAATTACCTTCAACCTGGAGCAGAGCGGTGCCAAGCCACAGCAG ctgtacaTCCAAGTTTTCCTGAAGAAGGATGACTCTGTGGGCTATCGAGCCTTGGTGCAAACAGAAGACCACATGCTAATGTTCCTCCAGCAGCCAG GAAAAGTTGTATGGAGTAGAGAGGAGTCACTAGCAGAAGTGGTAAGCTTGGAGATGGTGGATCTACCTCTGACAGGTGCACAGGCTGAGTTGGAGGgagaatttggaaagaaagcag ATGGTTTGCTGGGGATGTTTCTGAAGCGGCTGTCCTCCCAACTTATCCTGCTGCAAGCCTGGACTGCCCATCTTTGGAAGATGTTCTATGACGCCAGGAAACCCCGGAGCCAgattaaaaatgagattaacaTTGACAATTTGGCCAGAGATGAATTCAACCTCCAGAAAATGATGGTGATGGTCACCGCTTCGGGAAAG CTTTTTGGTATTGAAAGCAGTTCTGGCACCATCCTGTGGAAGCAGTATCTCAAGAATGTGAGACTGGGCTCCTCCTTTAAGCTGATGGTCCAAAGAACAACAGCCCATTTCCCACACCCTCCACAATGTACCTTGCTTGTTAAGGACAAG gaAACCAAAATGAGCTTTCTGTATGTCTTTAACCCCATCTTTGGGAAGAGAAGTCAAGTAGCTCCTCCTGTTTTGAAGCGTCCAATTCTTCAGACTTTGCTTCTGCCTATTATGGATCAAGACTATGCCAAAGTACTACTCTTGATTGATGATGAGTACAAG GTTACAGCTTTCCCAGCAACTAAAAATGTCCTTCGCCAGTTAGAAGAAATGGCTCATTCTATCTTTTTTTATCTAGTTGATGCTGAGCAAGGAAAACTCTCTGGATTCAGGCTGAAAAAG GACCTGACAACAGAGGAGAGTTGGGAGGTGATCATACCCACCGAAGTACAGAGGATAGTGACTGTGAAAGGGAAGAGGTCCAATGAGCACGTGCACTCCCAGGGCCGTGTGATGGGAGACCGCAGTGTTCTCTATAAG tccTTGAATCCAAACCTGCTTGCTGTGGTGACAGAGAGCACAGATACACATCATGAGCGCACTTTCATTGGAATATATCTGATTGATGGGGTCACAGGCAGGATCATCCACTCATCGgtacagaagaaagcaaagggacCTGTCCACATTGTTCATTCAGAGAACTGGGTGGTG TACCAGTACTGGAACACGAAGGCACGTCGGAACGAGTTCACTGTGCTGGAGCTGTATGAAGGGACAGAGCAATACAATGCCACAGCCTTCAGCTCCCTTGACCGCCCAATTTTACCTCAGGTTCTCCAGCAATCTTATATCTTCCCATCTGCTATCAGCGCCATGGAGGCCACCATCACCGAGCGAGGCATCACCAGCCGTCACTTGCTCA TTGGGCTTCCCTCCGGGGCCATCCTCTCCCTTCCAAAGGCTCTGCTGGATCCTCGCCGCCCAGAGATCCCTACGGAACAAAGCAG agAAGAGAACCTGATTCCCTACTCCCCTGATGTGCAGATCCATGCCGAGAGGTTTATCAACTACAATCAAACCATATCCCGAATGAGAGGGATTTATACAGCCCCCTCTGGCCTAGAGTCTACTTGTTTG GTTGTTGCGTATGGCCTGGACATCTACCAGACCCGAGTGTACCCATCGAAGCAGTTTGATGTCCTGAAGGACGACTATGACTACGTGCTGATAAGCAGCGTCCTCTTCGGGCTGGTTTTTGCTACTATGATCACAAAGAGACTTGCTCAGGTGAAGCTGCTGAACCGTGCCTGGCGGTAA